One region of Juglans microcarpa x Juglans regia isolate MS1-56 chromosome 7S, Jm3101_v1.0, whole genome shotgun sequence genomic DNA includes:
- the LOC121241004 gene encoding tRNA-splicing endonuclease subunit Sen2-1-like, with amino-acid sequence MEPRWKGKGFKAKALAEPISKIVSQLRSSLIQSDAHGLLVGCSVLIAAEAEQIDLLDRACFGNHNTTAEKDKEWFQLGLEEAFYLCYSLKCLTIVSDDHCPKNDVELWQCMISKKSAFPDFYKAYAHLRMKNWVVKSGSTYGVDFVAYRHHPSLVHSEYAVLVLSEGEDEVNGRLRLWSDLHCTTRLSGSVVKTLLVLKINKNGNGAASSSSLEKYTVIERTITRWRPEQCRENPMIDEKITKQREALGKAATLKTKFITKQDVKLKKGVVGIASSLIVVSVSLTLVLISIMVSRRFCLN; translated from the exons ATGGAGCCTAGATGGAAAGGAAAGGGCTTCAAGGCTAAAGCTCTTGCAGAGCCCATTTCAAAGATTGTATCCCAACTGCGGTCATCTCTAATTCAATCAGATGCTCACGGATTGCTAGTTGGGTGCAGTGTACTAATAGCAGCAGAAGCAGAACAAATTGATCTTCTCGATCGTGCATGCTTTGGTAACCACAATACTACAGCTGAAAAGGACAAGGAGTGGTTTCAGCTGGGTTTGGAAGAAGCTTTTTACCTATGCTATTCATTGAAATGCCTCACAATTGTGAGTGACGATCATTGTCCAAAGAATGATGTAGAGCTATGGCAGTGCATGATATCAAAAAAATCGGCTTTCCCTGATTTCTACAAGGCTTATGCGCATCTTCGAATGAAAAATTGGGTCGTTAAGTCCGGTTCCACTTACGGTGTGGACTTTGTCGCCTATCGGCACCATCCCTCTCTGGTCCATTCTGAATATGCTGTGCTTGTTTTGTCCGAAGGAGAGGATGAGGTAAATGGCCGATTGAGGTTGTGGTCTGATCTTCATTGCACAACTCGACTTAGCGGAAGCGTTGTGAAGACGCTTTTAGTTCTGAAGATCAATAAAAATGGCAATGGTGCTGCCTCTTCATCATCTTTGGAGAAATACACCGTCATAGAGCGCACAATCACAAGGTGGCGTCCTGAACAATGCCGTGAAAATCCTATGATAGACGAAAAGATTACCAA GCAACGAGAAGCTCTTGGAAAAGCAGCAACTTTGAAGACGAAATTTATCACAAAACAGGATGTAAAATTGAAGAAGGGCGTAGTTGGAATCGCAAGCAGTCTTATTGTAGTTAGTGTTAGTCTTACTTTAGTTCTTATTTCCATTATGGTAAGTCGTCGGTTTTGTTTAAATTAA